Part of the Thunnus albacares chromosome 11, fThuAlb1.1, whole genome shotgun sequence genome, gcttaaataataataacaacacagccTAAACATTTCATAGAGTCACAGTTTCATTGCGGGCTGCACTAAATATAATCAAACAGCTTAAATTGCGTGCGTAAAAAAACTTTATATGACTATCACATCTATCGACACGTAGCTGCTCTTAAAGTGTAAGTAAAATATGAATGGCCATGAATGTGTATTTGCTGAGGGTCAACTCCCTCTTGTTGGTCTCATACAACACAGTCCCAAACAGGAGATGAGGCAGATATTATATCCTTAtcttcttttcatctttctcatGTTGGTATCAGTTGTGCAGCTTTCCACAGTCCGTGTTCTGCATGTTACACAGTCTTAGAAAATAGGCCCACAGAGTgactttatgttttttctttctttccagcGCACCGTccagaaaaatgcaaaatacgTGTGTTTAGCAAATAAAAACTGTCCTGTTGACAAACGCCGGAGAAATCGTTGCCAGTTCTGCCGTTTCCAGAAGTGCCTTGTCGTCGGAATGGTGAGAGAAGGTATGTTTAGGCCATGCATTCAATCATTTTAGATCAGTAGTTTATATTTCCCACACTGAGAAACCCGTGTGCATAATACAGTGCTGGGTTATTTAAATCCTAATTAAGCATTTACGCACGACAACAAAAGTGCATATTAATGTCTTATGTATGTCGAATATTTTTCCTAACGCAGTTGTCCGAACGGATAATTTGAAAGGTCGAAGAGGACGCCTGCCATCCAAACCTAAAAGCCCCCAAGAGCCCTCCCCTCCGTCGCCACCGGTGAGCCTCATAAGCGCGCTTGTTAGGGCCCATGTGGACTCCAACCCCTCCATGTCAGCTTTGGACTACTCCAGGGTAAGTAAAGCAGGCTACAACGatacaagaaataaaacacacacacacacacacacacacacacacacacaacacttaaaaagtaaaaaagtcagcagacagcagctatTACTCTTGGGTGAAAACAGAAGGAACAACAAGATTGACGGCCTTTTTAAATTAGTTCTACTTATAGATAACAACATATTACCTTGAAAGTTTCCTCTAAAAGGCCTACATGGTTGATTTCTTAACTCTGTCAAGACTTTTAATGcagcatattttttttctaagtaAATTGCGTTGAAATAGAGAACTTAATAAAAGGCAGACATGAATTTTAATAGTAAAAAAGCACCCTCACTCTCTTGGAAATGGGCATTTGCAATTTCACggattatatattttaaaggaCCTCATTAAGGCgctgtttaaattaaattccaGTTCCAGGCTAACCCTGACTACCAAATGACTGGAGACAACACTCAGCACATTCAGCAGTTCTATGATCTCCTGACGGGCTCCATGGAGATCATCCGGGGCTGGGCGGAGAAGATCCCTGGCTTTTCTGATCTACCGAAGCAAGATCAGGATCTCCTCTTCGAATCAGCCTTCCTTGAACTTTTTGTCCTGCGGCTGGCGTACAGGTGAGCTGCGTAATTACTAAATAAAACAATCTAGGCTTTAGATAATCACCAGCccacctcccccctcctccttcaagCTTCATtgctttgtttggttttattagCTGCCCAATAATTAGAAGGCTCTTAAATTCGCGTTTATTGCCAAGCGTAATTAATGGGATTTTTGTTATTAATTGCAGGTCCAACCCGGTGGAAGGCAAACTTATTTTTTGTAATGGAGTGGTGTTACACAGGCTACAGTGCGTCCGTGGATTTGGAGAGTGGGTGGACTCGATCGTGGAGTTTTCTTCCAACTTGCAGAGCATGAACATAGACATCTCAGCTTTCTCCTGCATCGCAGCGCTGGCCATGGTAACAGGTGCGTAAAAGGCGGCAGCTCCTTTACCTCTTTATAGCTCTGCCTGCTTTATAACGCGTGTAAAAATCCTAATTTATAAATTCTCcgactcattttttttttcttggtgtgTTTCTATTTCAGAGCGACACGGGCTTAAGGAACCCAAGAGAGTCGAGGATCTTCAAAACAAGATAGTCAACTGCCTCAAAGATCAAGTGACGTTCAATGGCGGTGGATTGAATCGTCCAAACTACTTGTCAAAACTCTTGGGAAAGCTCCCTGAACTTCGCACACTATGTACCCAAGGTCTGCAGCGTATCTTTTACTTAAAACTAGAAGATCTAGTCCCTCCGCCAGCAATAATTGACAAACTTTTCCTCGACACCCTACCTTTCTGAGTCTGACTCGATGGCGAGACCTCAAAGAACTTTCAAAAGACTGCTTGGGTCAGACTTGAGagatttttaacattattatttctGAATATTTGCAAGCTCCGTAGGCTAATAGAACAACCGTACCATATTATGAGTAAGGATTcatccaagaaaaaaaaaagaaaaagaaaaaaaagactaacaggaggaagagacagagagtttGATTGCTGTGTAGGCCTTTTAATcccttgaaaatgttttttttttttttttttgtgccaaacGAGTGAATCATGACGGGGAATTTCTCTCCAGTGGACAAATTGTCAACAAAGTTAATCCGGTCTTGCAATTCCTGTTTATTTAACATCGGCTCTACTGATTCAGCATACTCAGATGTAATATATTCCATTTATATATATggacacacgcgcacacacactgtatattatGATAGATTATGTGATGCCTCCAATGCATCGGTTTATAACATGTGTACAAAGTTTGTTATAATGAAaagatttaattttgttttgtttttttttcttttctgactcGTGCCTATGTGTTTCTGACAGGATCCCACAAGTATCCAGAAAAGACAACGCATGTtccaggttgtttttttttttgtttgtttttggtttccctttttttgttttcttttataggCACTTGCTGAGGTGATgtctatatataatatataccgGACACTATGTAGTCTGCTAGATTTGATACAGATTCGTAGTTATGGCACTCCTTTTGACGCATATGTGGAAAAATATCTCATCTGTATAGAAAATGAGGGACCCATGGTGTTTGTAAAACTGTCAGACATTCCTTGTTTGTATGTGCTGTAAGTATTGTTGCTGTTGAATATAAACGtttctatatatttattatttctattgCCAAGAGCTACACTAAGCATGGTGCAATTTAAACGATTTCAAACCATCCAAGTTCATGCTGAGCACGTTGTCTATGTTTCATGTCTTATAAACGTCTAGGTAGCTATATGATTTGACACGgttggaaatggaaaaaagaaaacaacaactccATCTTATATCAGAGGTTCATGAGTGTGTGATAGGCCCACATCTTTGACATCATGATGTACGTACAACTTCTGTAACGCGTTTGGTGCcgcaattaaaaaaaaaaaaaactttagagagaaagaaatatttaatgtttacaaataaaacttttaaatcaAATTCTTTGCTAAATAGTTTCTCTGAAATTAATTCATTCTTCAAATTCTGAGCCAAATAAGATATTTTACAACAGGAAAGAGAATTTTATTTCAAACTTGAAACTTGAGATTTGATGATGTGATCAGCGCTTACAGGCctgtttaaaacaaatattttaagcaTAATAATtatagtttttcttttacttcacCTAAATATGagattatgttttaaaaaaggatgGATGTATGAGATGGGccttctcattttattttaagttttcaattctctgttttgtttagacaaaaatgtttctttctaaatgcacatattatttattacaaTTTCATCCGTTTAATTTACGCCTGTATTAAGCAAATCTTTCAgtcaaaattacatttaatctAATTCTCACATCTAATTTTAGGAAAACCTTAAGTTTTCTCCTGCATGCTTGTCTATATTTCTAATATTTGAGGAATGTAAAAGAAGACTCCTTAATTAACCCATCACAGTCTATTAAAAGCCATTTTCATCTTATTTGACAAAGGAATTAAATCATGAGTCGCTGCTCTTCGTTTGGATCCAACATAAAGTAGAAATTTAAACAACCATTTGAAAGAAGAATTCAATCTATTTCACTGAATGCTCTTTGCTGCCGCGAAAGTTGATGCAAATAAAAGTTTATAGTCGCCTTTCTGAACAGACTTAACTTGTTGCAAAGGATGAAAATATGATGCCCACTTTTATATCAGCCCCGTTTGTTCAAGAAATCATTTCTACGCTACTTTAAATCtcatttggcttcattttattATCTTATCTTACTGCCGACATGTCAGACAAGAAACAAACTATCTTAAAGTCAGTTTTCCGATCATAAAAGGCCGACTATCTGCAACCTGCTGATACAGAGAAGAACAAAACACATTGAGTGTGCAGGTGAATGTGAAACCTGGCCGCGCACAGCTTTGTGTCGTGCGTCACAGCGCAGCTCCTGTCTGTGTAATTTGAATTGTCAGTGTACAAGAAAGATAGGCCTCCTTCCTTTTCTCTGCGGTTTAAGTTTTTTTGGTGGAAAGACTGCGGAGTTTAATAAGTTGCTAATGGGTAGCCTATCGTTtggtttattgtattttaatagtACGCCTGTTATTACCGTCAAACTCCCGCAAACCCCCGATGAGTCCAGCTCCGCGCTGATGTGATATTCTGATTACCTGCAGCTTCTGCCTCTGACTTTACCGACAATTAAATCACACAGATTAcagcaggtaaaaaaaagtcCTAATGTGTATCTTTTAATCCTATTTACCGATTTCCCCTCATACAACCGCAACTCAAACCTCTCTGAGATGCTGCTGCGCATCACATCTGCATGTTGTAAGCTGTAATTGCAGAAATGGAAGTCGTTAAGAAATGTATATAAAACTGCACTGAAGCAGCGCCGCTGTCACAAACCCTTTACTTTAGTCTGTCAGAAGAGAGAAGTGACGCCTGGCTCTGAGGCATGTCTGGGACTTATCCACACTGATTCCACATTTATCACATGATCAAGATGAAGGGAACAGCCTATTTTGCGAGATATTAGCAGCAGGCAATAAATTGTCTAAATAATTAGATCGTCACTGTAAAGTGCTAATTCCAAGGCAAATTGGGATTACATTCAGAACCAGTTTGCTGACATTTAGCAGATCTGTTGAAATGGTGCATTACAATGTCACAAGTTCCCTCTATTGACTCAAAGTACAGTTAGGTTTTAAATATGTCTATCtcaacacaataaaacatgacatatGAAGCTAATActtctgtcagtgtttgtgcatgatTATATATGATAAAGGACTTTGAGTCTAAATTCATTAAGATCCTATTACTTAATTTCCTTCCCATACTTGGCATTAGTGGAGGGTTAGACATGGTTGTGTCAGTATGAGTAGAGCTAGAATATAGTAAAGAAATAACGTTGCCGTTGTTCAGCCCTGTCTTCAAGCTCCTGCTCAGAGAACAAAGTGCTGAAACCAAAGCCAGCAGGTGAAAGTGGCCGTCGTCCAAGAACAGAGCCTACTGCTAAGTGCCTGTAGACAAAGTGAGAAGAGGCATCAAATTATAAGATTGTGTTCCAgcttctgctgcttcacatttacactAAAAAAGATTAGATGctaccacacacatgcacacatgcactgtGACGATCACGGATTATGTTGCATGCACTGCTGCACAAAGCTACACTTTTGTCTGGTTCTGTGATGCAATTTGACAGATTCACATGTGTGGAGCTTGGTGGATTTGAGGAGAGGAGTGATGCAGCTCTTCTGTAGGTATGTCAGTGTGGTGACTGTGACTGCAGCAGGATGACTGAACTGACcattaacataaacataaatgtcaGGAGCCGTTCCCCAACAACTAAACGGAGCAAGGATCTACTTTattttgactgaaatgtgtaattttgtcGACTTTTCTCATTGGGTGCGACTTACAGGTTTAGTGTAGAAGTCTAATGTATGAATTATCATGCTGGGAGGCCAGACCTCTGATTCATTTGATCCCTGTGGTGGGATGACACTTGACCTTTCACCTTTGCACTACATGAGAACTTGGTCAAAATCTGAAGGGGAAACCTCACAGCTGCTCCAACTGCTGCTTGACTTCCATTTGGATGAAGTAGAAATTTGTTATTCTTTCTGCCACAGCAGCAAAGATGCAGTCAGTGGGAGAATTATGCAAAATATACATGCTACAAAGCTTCTATGCTACATTGTGAAAAACTAAATGCTCACATACTGTCTGTTGATGaaaatatatacactgtatCTGTTCTCTATAGTATATAGAAGATGAGTTTCAGacacaaaatgttattttctgtgatttaGATAACAGTAAGCCTAGAGTAAATTACAGTGACTATAATAATGTATTATCTTCCTTTACATTTTATGAGTGGTAGGAAAAGTTATTTTGAGGCACAGAGAATTAGAGAGCTTGTCAGCAAGACCTGTAATATATAGGACGCACAGCTTTATGACTAAAACATGCTCTTTATTGCTTGACtttgtttcaaatgaaaattattttaagttatgatccttaagattttcattaaatcaaaCCTCGTTTTTATACTATTTATGGTCAGCATTTTCTTAGCAACAGCCAttcaatatgttttaattatgttaTTATCTCTCTATATATTAGTTTTAATTGTTAGTGACAGAGTCTGCCATTCCTGCAATGGATTCAAGACGGattcacaggaaatgatgcgCATGTGCATATGCATGTGATCCAGcattactgtttttaattttatctaaTCGTTTCAGcctcactgtttactgtttctCCGAGCTCCTACAGCTGAACCACAGCTGTATTAAGTTACCGCTAATGTAAACCCAACTTTTCCTACTGCTGCTAGTTCACGTTAAAAGCACTCAACTGGCGAAACACTGGGTGAAGCAATCACAGgaaaaacaatgtatttgtcaCAGAGGTTAGCGAAAACTGGAACTGTTCATCAAAAATGTGCctacaaagcaaacaaacaataattttcagttttttgttgttttttttttgcaaaggaGTAATGCAGCCCCAGCGAGCTGTTATACGAGAAGTCGCAGGTGACAGGGTACACACCTCAAACTCCTCAGCAAGTG contains:
- the nr4a2a gene encoding nuclear receptor subfamily 4 group A member 2a; protein product: MPCVQAQYGSSPQGASPASQSYSYHTAGEYSCDFLTPEFVKFSMDLTNTEITATTSLPSFSTFMDNYSTGYDVKPPCLYQMPHSGEQSSIKVEDVQMHNYHQQSHLPPQSEEMMAHSGPTMYFKPSSPHAPSTQNFQVQPNHMWEDPGSLHSFHQNYVAATSHMMDQRKNPVSRLSLFSFKQSPPGTPVSSCQMRFDGPLHVSMSHDNPGAHRGLDGQSFAVPSAIRKQAGLAFPHSLQLGHGHQLVDSQVPSPPSRGSPSNEGLCAVCGDNAACQHYGVRTCEGCKGFFKRTVQKNAKYVCLANKNCPVDKRRRNRCQFCRFQKCLVVGMVREVVRTDNLKGRRGRLPSKPKSPQEPSPPSPPVSLISALVRAHVDSNPSMSALDYSRFQANPDYQMTGDNTQHIQQFYDLLTGSMEIIRGWAEKIPGFSDLPKQDQDLLFESAFLELFVLRLAYRSNPVEGKLIFCNGVVLHRLQCVRGFGEWVDSIVEFSSNLQSMNIDISAFSCIAALAMVTERHGLKEPKRVEDLQNKIVNCLKDQVTFNGGGLNRPNYLSKLLGKLPELRTLCTQGLQRIFYLKLEDLVPPPAIIDKLFLDTLPF